From the genome of Syngnathoides biaculeatus isolate LvHL_M chromosome 4, ASM1980259v1, whole genome shotgun sequence:
gaggaagacaaatgattgagttccatcccaagaacaccatccctactgtgaagcatggaaatggtagcatcatgctttgggggtgtttttctggacttgggacaggacggctgcactgtattaaggagaggatgacggcgcccatgtattgtgagattttggggaacaaacctctttccctcagtcagagcattgaagatgggtcgtggctgggtctttcaacatgacgatgacccgaagcacacagccaggaaaaccaaggagtggctccgtatgcagcatatcaaggttctggcgtggccgagccagtctccagacctaaacccaatggaaaatctttggagggagctgaaactccctgtttctcagcaacagcccagaaacctgtcagatgtagagaagatctgtgtggaggacttgGCCAAAACtcctcctgctgtgtgtgcaaacctggtgaacaactacaggaaacgtttaacctctgtaattgcaaacaaaggccactgtaccaagcattaacattggttttctcaggtgttcaaatacttatttgaagctgtatcacacaattttagaggcctccatgatttctaagtgaacttgcaatatagcagggtgttcaaatacttattttcttcaatgtatggATGGGGTATGGGTTAAAGGTTCTTATCCTCTTATCCTTCTGCCTCAAACGTTGTGCCTCTCTGGTCTCAGACGTAAGGCACTTGTTCATCCCAACCAAGTCAGAGGTGAGCCGATGGCTTTCCTTGTCAGATACAGCAATATGACTTCCACCGTCAAAGCAGATTGACAAACGATGTGGCAAATAAGTGAATACTTTGtcgatatatttttttgtctgtgaacACTACAGCGCTACGTGGTGATGATGAGGGGGACGTGGAGTACCACCGTGCGTGTCAGCTTATAGGCTGCCCCGCTAGAGCTCTCTCTGGACTGTGCGGGTCCTTGCAGGGTCGGGATTGAGCGGGGGCGGCACGGGACTCCCATTCCATCCCGGGAGCCGGCTCCGGGGACAGCGAGAGAAGCAGGAGCGTTCCTGCATCCGAAGAGCAGGCGGAGCACAGGTCCTCGGAAGAGAGATTGAGGCTGTCCAACTTGGCCAGCGAGTTGGACCGCTTGAGCCTGGACGACACGGTGAGGCCCGCCAGACGCATCCGTGTCTCAATCTCCTGCGCCCTCTGACGTACCAGGCCGGGCTTTCCTCTCACGCTGCGCAGGCTGTCGCTGCTGGAGCTGCGTGTCAGGGTGGTGCCGTGAGGCGAGGAGGTGGGCGTGAGCATCCCCGACCCCACCACCCCCAACAAGGCTTCGTTGGTGAGCGGAACGACCAGGGGCTCTAACCTTACTTGGCACGGTGTAGAGGATTTCATCAAGTCCCTAAATCCGGGGAACTCATTCTCTTCCTCTTTGTGTTGAAAGTTCTTCTTGGACACTTGACATTCGTGCAAAGGCTTCAAGGAATGCATTCTCTCTTGGGCCAAACCTGAAAGTCTCTCCAGTCTCTCCGCGTGGCGGCGCACCACACCTGACCTCTGCAGTTCCACAAAGGTCTCCTGCCGGTTTAGGCAGCAAGCCGTGGCGGGGCTACCTCTTTGAAACTCCATCGACAGCAGCTCGGGGAGAGCCTCCGGAGAGGTTACAGACAGCCGATTTTCACATTCTATATTCACACGCAACATATCACCACAGTCCTGCACCCCTAAAACGTGAAGGGAGTCCACTGGCAGCTGCTGCGCTAAATCGGGGAGAGCCGGAGAGGCGAAGGAAGCGCTGTTGGCACAGTTGGACAGGGACAACGTTGAACACTGGAGGTCTTCAGAAGAGGTCTGGGGTGGCAGAAACGGAGCACTTGGGACTTCAAGAGGACTGAGCTTAAGGCAAGGGTCTGAAACAAAGGTGGTCGTAATGTCCTTCCGCTTGGAATCACAATCCCTCTGCGAAAATAAAGACACGTCAGCAGCCAGAGGGGCAGCTTTTCCCTAAATAGAAGAAAGTGAAAACGTTAGCATGACGTATAACAACACCAAGTCTCAATTTCACATTTCCAAATACGAGCTCACATTAAAGTTCTGGTGAGAGGTaaaacagttgttgttgttggaattTTCATTCAGAGTTGCCAGGTCCATTCCGTTGCCGTCCGCGTCGCCTTCGACCTCCACGTCCTGCGTTTCCTCCGCGCCGCCACCTCCGTCCCCGCCCCCTCCGTCATCTGGCTGCATCAGCACCTCCATGTCCGCTTCCTCCTTTTGCACgtcttcttcatcctcttcctccacaGTGCTAAACTCCAGTCGCAGGCGCAGCTCCTCCAGGGGCTCCGGGCCGCGATTGCAGGTCTGGGCTGCGGTGCCCTTCGCCGTAGACCCGAAATGGGGAAGCCCCAGGCCCTCCCGGCCATCGAAGGCCTCGTCGTCCAGGAGAGCGTCTCGCTCCACGTCCTCAATTTCGATGAAGACTTTCTCCATGCCAAGAAGCGGAGGGCCGCGTACCGGTGTCGAGGGCTCGCTGTCCAGCGCAGAGTCAGACAGCCTCCGGAAATAATAGTTGTTGTAGGCGGGGTCGATCTCCAGCGCCACTTTTCGGCAAGGGGAGGGGCACGCGGCACCTCTATCGGGCAGCATATCTTCACAGCAGGGAGACATGGTCGGCTCTGGCGTCAGGTGGTCTCCTTCTTCCTCGCCGCAGTACTGGGCCAAAACCTGCTGGCCCTCGGCCATCTCACAGTCGGCGCCTGGATGCCACAGCTTGTTGTGACGCTGTTTGCTGAACATGGACGCAAAAGTCGAGTCACCGTCTGACATTTAGAAAACAATGTGCACATTATATCGTAAGCGACGCACCGCACCTCGCGTCAAGGATGCCCTCGTACTCTGCCAGCTGTCTCATGAAACTTGGGTTCGGTCGGGTGATGCTCCTCTTTTCCTTGACGAAGTTGTACGCCTTCTCCAGCGACCAGCCGTACTCTTTCATGGCATACGCAATGACGGTGGAGGCAGATCGGCTGACGCCCATCTTGCAATGAACGAGACACTTGGAGTAGTTTTTTCTGTAGGGGGAAGAAGGTCAAAGTCGTTAGCTAACATTTCCTGAATGTATGTTCATCACTGACGGAAACGTTAAGAGATGTTCATCTTTTGGGTGACGTTTCAGGATGAACCGAAAATGCAATAAAACCTTTGGCGTTGAACTTAAAATGACCTTGAAACTGTTGAATGCACGTCCAACTGTTCCAATGTTTCACTACTTTgtgcacaatggacctttccgacctgtcaatcactcgtacaataatagccaatcagatagccgcattgtcttaaccccctggcttgacacgcccctgccgccctATTTGTCccatgctggttgtcagtagcgggcgcttggaaaagttaacgttacgaagaaaatggtcttcagatgcgcttggggaacgtgcaattctgatgaaagatatcttgCTAGGTAACAAGGGGCCCGCtttgttcattttccaaagcctaaaacagagttgacgaagtgtctacgatggattaagccTCGAggaagagcgcgcgtacaactaaaagtggacaatatcaacaaacacaaggctgtatgttcgaaggtgagggagaagtatcttctctgagtttgattgaattattatcagtactttacacattgcaggagaaaaattttcactttgttagcgtatcacagacctgctgaatgaagtgtgtcatgttttatggcgaagagtcgggttagtgatacgtaaatgtacGATGttgtgcaagagaaatgtctatttgcctatttgtatcccatctgacttttaaGACACAGCACTGGGTTCcgttacgagccaagtcaaatgaatatacccactcacttataaaggctATAATGATATTAtccgtgatctttccaagtaaaaagtactcaccctgctttacatgcgcagtacgattccacgatcttatcctgttggatttcaatatgaagtgtGTGAGGCGACAAACTTTTTTgtatcgatcgccaacattttgctgtaactctgacattgcgtacTGGTCCGTCCgtaatcttaattccgtgtacatatccttgcctgaaatagttgagatctctctgtagaactctcttggccAAGTCTGacccatttggcaaaaaaacataccccaaaattatctggaatacacgatagagtatcaacttcaaacatgttctgttcaatcgccattttgaaagctcgTAGGAcgtaaggggggcggagcttgagATCGctatcggaaaggtccatttcaaGTTCTCGAAAAAGGAATCGAACGGCAAAATTCTCAAGTGGTGTGCTTGATCCATGAATCAACTAATACATTTCTCGGTTCTATTAGAATCGGTACTTCGTCATGTTGCTCACATTTTGATATCACGAGAGCAACGTGACACCTCACAACTGCcagactgtttttgtgtttcctcACCAGGTTGCAACAGATATACAGAAAACACTGGTAGAAATTTATCGGTCAATTCATAGATCAAACATTTGTTGGGAGTTTTGGCAATCAGCCCCTTGTTGGAGGAAAGTCAGTTGTGCAACAAATATCGACACACAGTTGGGTATACGCATTCAAAACTTTAGGTCATAGAGCATTTTATGTCCATCGTGAAATTTAACGCGAAAGTCGAATATCCCTGATTCTTTGTATTTAGTATGACTGGCCACTTCAACCGCCTGTCAGTGTTAATATCAAACCGGACAATCACACGGAAGCACCCCAATCCATGTAGACAATCCACATATGAATAACTGATTACATAGTTgggcaaaatgtttttcatttacagcGAGACTCACTTTGCTTTCACAATGAAGTTGTACGTATCGTTCCAGTGAGCCAGCAGGTCGGTGGCCTCTTCGTCATACACGCGTATGTTGTGATAACTGAATGTCCCTGGAAAAAAGTTGTCTATCTCCCTGGTAACATTAAGGATGTATCCCACTCTGAAAAAGAGATAAAGATCGTTCTGTCTTGGACCAGATTCCTGTGTCAATAAATTTTGCCTGCGTGTTGACTACCGCAGCCCTTCCAGAACGTTAAATAAATCACCCTGTCTCTTGCAGTTCTTCCAAATTTGATGCATTCCACTCCGAGCCCTACAAAGAACCAAAAAATATATTGGCAAGATGAagtacattattattatcctTTCAGACGACTCCGTGATCCAGTATAAGCTGTGCTACCAGGTAGACGTGGTCAAAAATGAGTGTAGCTTTGTCCATCTGGCCCAAAATCAACAGCATCTCGTTGTCGATGAACTCTTTGAATTCCTTCAGGTTGCAGCTCATGTGCTGCTCCAACTCAGTGCGGATCTAGCAAAAAAGTAATACCAAATAACTCATGAACAAGACAGTGTGCATCGTCTCCATGACCACAACGTATATTTATAACAATCTGACTTTTAAATTGTTCAGAAAatgtacaaacatttgtgtagaTTGGTTTTTAGCTGCTttggttgagaaaaaaaattgttgtcaAACTGAATTGAGTCGTCTGAAGTCAAATGAGCCCTTGATgaacagattgaaaaaaaaaagcaaaagtaatATTTGCCAAACAGGAGAGAAGGTTACTACTCTTCTAAAACAGCAAATAGCAAAGCGAGAGCACGAGCAATAACCAagcaataaagaataaaaatgtccaCGAGCCGAATAATAAGTAAGTATAATAatgtaagtaccgtaatttccggcctccaagCCGCGActgttttcacacactttcaaccctgcggtttatgcagtgatgtggctaatttgtgcattttttccaacggccgcaagggggcactggagcggaaaaggcaagagtgggaccggtgaaatatatgtaccgaggaagtgacttttaccggccctgttagcgctgggctagcgttagcgctgtgctggaGTGTTGTTGCGGTGTTAcaagcgtgtctcagtgatatttaccggtaagttttattttaactgaccttgttagcgttagcgccccattagcgttagcactagcgttcgcgttaaactctttctgtgtaccgtctttctttgtaaatatctcgtgtttcaatgttggcacttgcggcttttacgcagctacTGCGTATGTATgtaacaaatggtatttccttaacaaatgtactcattgaggcttgtaaccaggtgcgctctgtaggccgggaattacagtaaatgaaaaaacacaaaatggaatCAAGTGAGTTGTATTTACCTGTTTGCATGTGACATTCTCAAGATCCTGGCATGTCATGATGCTTCGGAGTTTGGCTCTTATAAGGCACTcggtcctctctctctctgaagGCCTGTCAGAGTTTTATTTACATCTTGACACTTAGGAAGTAACACCATTGCAAATTCTAAATTACAGACTTTCAACACCAAGTTTTGAACAAAAGCATCTTACATAACTTTCAGGTTTTTATGGAATTTATGATGACTCACTTGTCGACAAACATAGTGGGCGAGTCTGGACGTGTGGATTCCAAGTCCTTCATGGTATTCCATTCATTGATGCAACTCTGCTCCGAAGCAATGCAGCTTTCGTAGTAACCCATCCAAGTGAGGGCCATGCCCCCGGGGAAATAGTTGTATCTGCGGGACACCTCGCAGGCTTTGTGGAGCACCTGAAGAGCTGACCTAGTTTGAAGTAAAGATTGTGACCGTCATTTAAATGCGTACTGTATTGTCGCAGAGATACAAGTTAACCCAGGGGTCGGGAaacttttcgactgagagagccataaaggccaaatattttaaaatttaatttcaaaagagccagtattttaaaaaataaatacaggtgtatttgcgcatttatgtagaaccaaaacatttagagtacaataaagtctgtctgatgttgctaaccaatgatgacaaaagtacttcacACCATTAATGCAACgtcaggtgcttcctggttttgctaatggcttgatACTCTGTTTCATACATCATCATATTAATCTTAACGCAagcattgagacttccatctgttcATCGTGAAtgcaattcaatttgatttgccgtcATGCttgtacgatggtgaacagttcttgccgacataGGCACGTCTTTCatccgtttgattatcttgtctttatgcgaagttggcaaaatgtttattggcgaGGTCGAGTACGAATGATTTGGCATACTCCCCGTCCGTGAATTTAAACACATGACAGAATCCTCCCTCTcgacaaaggctgtccattcttgatGAAAACGTCAGTActcctattttttcctttgagcaacctttgtcaaaagcgtttccataattacttGTTCCGACACGGTCGGCGTTcaacccttctgcgcctgcgcacatcTACTTCCAACACCAAACTATGGCAAAcaccactaggacaaactgtctctgtatCATTTGGGTTGCCTCCAACACCAAACTACAGCAACCCCACttggacaaaccttctctgcacggcagaaatcacatgtacagtgtgTCGTTATAAGCGCTCCGCGAGCCAtttgcaaccaccaaaagagccagatttgctcgcgagccataggttcccgacccctgggttAACCCGTAAATAtgctgtttttcattacaactcAATTAAAATGCAAAACTCTTATTTCCACCAGGTGGCacagcaagcaagcaagcaagaaataaataaataaataaaccccgTTTTTCGGGCCAATTGGCTGCTAAAGAGATTTGTTGTGCCGTGTGGCTGCAGAGGAATACTCACCACATCGCCTGCACTGACACAGGCTTGAAGACATGAGTCCGCCCTGCCGTGTTCACAGTAAAGCCCCTGaggtgaaaacaaaacaaacagtcaCTCCACGCGCTGGAATGACATATATGTGGGGAAATATTATTGTGGCGCTCACCCATCTCCATCCAGATGGATTTTACTGTCACTCCATAGAGGCAACACCATGCCAATCGAGCAGCTTTTGCTGAAAGGAATCGGAAAATGTTATCAAATCAGCGAATATGTCATAGTACACTATCAGAAGAGCCAAAGATGCGTGTGACAGAGTGCAAAACACAAATCAGATCAATGACAACTCAATCTTAGCCATATAACCACACGGCAATCTGGGTGTTATTCATAAAAACACAGTATCAAATCTGCATTCTCACCAGTCTTTGTTAGTAAAGTCGATTCCCAGCAGGATGTTCTCCTCTGTGTCCTGCCGTCCACTGGTGTACACAACCACCATGTATCGGACACGATCTAACCATGCACTCTCCAGCCGCACGGCCTACTCGGGGACACACAATGGACGTGCGTGTCAAAGTCACGTTACAGCTGTATTCGTGCTCTTGATGAGAAAGCAGCCACACCATTTTACATGCAACCTCCGTGGAGAAAAATGGCAGTGTTATTAATTGCGCGTTGGTAACGGGCAATCTAACCAGCGCACGTTTGTTTGATATTGTCAGGCTTCTAACCAACCGTTGCACACAAAGGAAACATTTGGTAATGCTCTTAAAACCGCCTCTCAAAACTGATAATTACTAAGAACAAGTCGAGTATCTTTACAACACAATAAAAGGCATTCTACAGGGTTAACTGTGCCAGGTAAGCCACTGGCATGTACTGGATTGTGTGTGTAAATTATTGTTTATAAGCGTTGGTATACTTGTAGTCCATGTGGAAACGATTCACAACGCGCAACATTGcatatgacaatgtgaaaagctcaaagattttttttttttttgggggggggggattttttgcaaatgtgtgaACAATAAGAAATTATACATCTGGTGCATCCTGTTTCCACTGATCATTCTTGCGATGCTTCTGCAGCTGAGGTGAATTCATTTGACTGGACATGACTTGGAAAAGCAAACACCTGCATCTATCGGGTCCAAATGTTGACAGTGCATGTCAGCGCACACACCAAGCATGAAGTCAaaggaatggacctttctgacctctcaatcactcgtacaataatagccaatcagatagccgcattgtctaaacccctgccttgacacgcccctgccaccacgttgtcccacaagcaatgctggttgtcagtagcgggcgcttgaaaaagttaatgttacgaagaaaatggtcctcagatgcgctcgggAACGTGCAGTTCTAATGATAgtttacaaggggcccggttgattcat
Proteins encoded in this window:
- the ssh1a gene encoding protein phosphatase Slingshot homolog 1, which translates into the protein MALVTLQRSPTPSAASTASNATTTAGEDFGSEDERRINQSLSESFFMVKGAALFLQQGSSQQGQKVHPHHKHAGDLPQHLQVMINILRSEDRIKLAVRLESAWLDRVRYMVVVYTSGRQDTEENILLGIDFTNKDCKSCSIGMVLPLWSDSKIHLDGDGGFTVNTAGRTHVFKPVSVQAMWSALQVLHKACEVSRRYNYFPGGMALTWMGYYESCIASEQSCINEWNTMKDLESTRPDSPTMFVDKPSERERTECLIRAKLRSIMTCQDLENVTCKQIRTELEQHMSCNLKEFKEFIDNEMLLILGQMDKATLIFDHVYLGSEWNASNLEELQETGVGYILNVTREIDNFFPGTFSYHNIRVYDEEATDLLAHWNDTYNFIVKAKKNYSKCLVHCKMGVSRSASTVIAYAMKEYGWSLEKAYNFVKEKRSITRPNPSFMRQLAEYEGILDASKQRHNKLWHPGADCEMAEGQQVLAQYCGEEEGDHLTPEPTMSPCCEDMLPDRGAACPSPCRKVALEIDPAYNNYYFRRLSDSALDSEPSTPVRGPPLLGMEKVFIEIEDVERDALLDDEAFDGREGLGLPHFGSTAKGTAAQTCNRGPEPLEELRLRLEFSTVEEEDEEDVQKEEADMEVLMQPDDGGGGDGGGGAEETQDVEVEGDADGNGMDLATLNENSNNNNCFTSHQNFNGKAAPLAADVSLFSQRDCDSKRKDITTTFVSDPCLKLSPLEVPSAPFLPPQTSSEDLQCSTLSLSNCANSASFASPALPDLAQQLPVDSLHVLGVQDCGDMLRVNIECENRLSVTSPEALPELLSMEFQRGSPATACCLNRQETFVELQRSGVVRRHAERLERLSGLAQERMHSLKPLHECQVSKKNFQHKEEENEFPGFRDLMKSSTPCQVRLEPLVVPLTNEALLGVVGSGMLTPTSSPHGTTLTRSSSSDSLRSVRGKPGLVRQRAQEIETRMRLAGLTVSSRLKRSNSLAKLDSLNLSSEDLCSACSSDAGTLLLLSLSPEPAPGMEWESRAAPAQSRPCKDPHSPERALAGQPIS